The DNA segment AATCACTTCCAAACCGGCGGCTTGCCCGGCTTCGAGCAACAGGCTGCCGGAGAGTGCCATCAGTTTCAGTTCGGGGTTGAAGCGGCGCACGGCGTCGGCCACGATGGCGGCCAGCGCGGCATCGGCGGCAGCTTGGTTATACAAAGCACCGTGCGGTTTGACATAGGCCGTCTGAACGCCTGTCGCATCGCACAAAGCCTGCAATGCACCGAGCTGGTATTGCAGATAGGCGCGCAATTCCTGTTCGGGCAAAGTCATGTTGGTGCGGCCGAAATTTTCGCGGTCGGGATAACCCGGATGCGCACCGATGCGCACGCCGTATTGTTTGGCCCAAGCGATGGCTTTCTGCATTTGAGCCGCATTGCCCGCATGGAGCGCACAAGCAATGTTGGCCGACGAAATGCGCTGCATCAGGGCGTGGTCGTTGCCGCAGCCTTCGGCTAAGTCGGCGTTTAAATCAACGTGCATTTTCCGCAATCCTTTTGATTTGGTTGAGATAAATTTGGTTTTGTTTGAGCAGGTTGGCGGCGTCTTGCATGGAGGCCGTCTGAAAAAAGATTTTGCTGCCGAAGCGGATTTGTGCCAAACGCCCTAAGTCTGCGGCAACGACCGAGGCGATTTTGGGATAGCCGCCGGTGGTTTGTGCGTCGGCCATCAAGATAATCGGTTTGCCGCTCGGCGGTACTTGTATGGTGCCGAATTGGACGGCGTGGGAAAGCATTTCCAGCGGCTCGGCGGTGGTAAGTTCCGCGCCTTCAAAACGGTAGCCCATACGGTTGCTGTTGCTTTGCAGCGTCCATGCGTTTTGCCACAGCAGCGAGTGTGAATGCCGCGTAAACGCAGCGTATTCGGAAGAAGGAACGGCACGGATGCGGTGCGACGGTGTGGGCGGAGCGATGCCGATGCGTTTGGCTTCGGCACCGCGGATGTTGAGCGGAATGCTGTCGCCTTCCTGAAGCCTGCGGCCTTCGAAACCGCCGAAAGCCGCTCTTAAATCGGTGCTGCGCGAACCCAGCACTTCGGGCACGTTAAAGCCGCCGTATACGCACAAGTAGCCGTACATGCCCTGCACGGCACGCACGAGTTTCAGCGTTTGCCCGCGCCGTGCGGTATAACGCCAATAAGAATAAACCGGTTCGCCGTCGAGTTCGGCTTCGTACACTGCGCCGGTGATGCAGAACGGCGTATCGTGTTCAAAAGAAACGGTCAGCCCGCCGAGCGTGATTTCTACGGCTGCCGCATTTTCGGCATTGCACAGCAGCAGATTGCCCGCGCGCAGCGAAAGCGTATCCATCGCTCCGGCATGGCCGACGCCGAAACGCCGCAAACCGAAGCGGCCCAAGTCTTGAATATGTGCCAAAGCGGGCGCTTGGATAACATGCATCATAGGCAAACCTTTTCGGCAACAAAACGCACCGTGTCTCCCGCCTGAAGCAGGGTGGGCGGGTATGAGGCCGTCTGAAACAAAGATATTTCCGTGCGCCCGATCAGCTGCCAGCCGCCGGGCGAGGCAAAAGGATACACGCCGGTTTGGCTGCCGCCTATGCCCACCGAGCCGGCAGGCACTTCGGTGCGCGGCACGGCGCGGCGCGGTGTGTGCAGATGTTCGGGCAGTCCGCCCAAATAGGGAAAGCCGGGTTGGAAACCCATCATAAACACAGTGTAAACCGGTTCGGTGTGGCGTCGGACGATTTCCTGCGGCGTGGTGCGGTGAAATGCGGCAACTTCATGCAGATCGGCACCGTATTCGCCGCCGTAACAAACGGGGATATCGATGTGGCGGCCTTTTTTCCGGCGGGCGGCGGTTGACTGCCATATCTCAAGCAAGATGTGCGTGCATGCGGTCAGGTCTGCATCGGAGCGGAGAAATACCGTCAGATTGTTCATGCCGGTAACGGCCTCAGCCGTTTCGGGCAGATTTTGCACGGCATCGGCAAATGCCCACAAACGCTGCTGTTTTTCCGGCGCGGCGGGCGGCGGCAGCACGCAAACCAATGCCGATTCGCTGATGGGAGTAATCTCGATGGCAGACATGATTGGATTTGTAGCGTTTTGTTATCTTATGTAGTGATTTTATATTAATCTTTTCAATAAGTTTGTCAAGGCCGTCTGAAAAAACGCCGTTTAAGCCTTACAAACATAAAAAAAAGATGTATTTCGCAACAGTTTCTTTTAAAATATAGCAATTGCATAACCACAAGATTACAAGCTAAAAAAGGGAAAGCATGCGCTATCACGGAACCATTATGCGCTGGGACTACGAGCTCGGCTTCGGATTCATTAAAGAAGAACAAACCAAATCTGAAATCTTTGCCCATATCGGTGAATTTGAAACCGAAAATCCGCCCCCGCGCGACGGCGAAACCGTGTCGTTCGACATCGTCAGCAACAGCCACGGCACGGAAGAAGCCAAAAATATCGAATACACCAACCGCCGCCGCAAGCCCGTTGCGGTGGATATCGAAACAGAAGAAGACTCGCCTAAAAACCTGTCGCTTTGGCTGAAAGGCATGGTGGCTGCTTTGGTGGGCATTCCCCTGTTGGGTGCGGCCGGCTATTACGGCTTGAGCCGTTGGCAGGATTATCAGGCCGAACACCGCGTAACGGGCGTAATGGTCGATCAAGTGGCCGACAAAATGATGGCCGAACGCGAAGCATGGAAAAGGGCGGTGGAATCTCCCGCGCAAAGGAAATCCGCTTCCCCTTTCAAATGCGACGGACGCACACATTGCTCGCAAATGAAATCGTTTGCCGAAGCGCAATATTTCTTGGGGCTGACGTAGATTAGCAGTCATGATAGGCTGCCAAAATGAAGATAACCCACTGTAAGTTAAAGAAGAGTCTGCAAAGAAAACTGCTTGAATATTTTGTATTGGAAGTAACCGCACGTTCTGCTGCCGATATCTTGGGTATTCAGCCCAATACGGCTATTCTCTTCTACCGTAAAATCCGTCTTGTTATCAGCCATCATTTGGCTTTGGAAGCAGATCAGGTTTTTGAGGGCACTATAGAATTGGATGAGAGCTATTTCGGCGGTAAGCGTAAAGGAAAGCGCGGTAGGGGAGCAGCAGGTAAAGTGGTGGTTTTCGGTATCCTTAAACGTGGAGGTAAGGTTTATACGGTTGTAGTGAATAATGCCCGAAAGGAAAGTTTATTTCCTGTTATTACAAGGAAAATTACACCTGATAGCGTAGTTTATACGGACTGCCTGAGCAGTTACGACGTGTTGGATGTCAGCGGTTTTCACCATCACAGGATTAATCACAGCAAAAAGTTTGCCGACCGACACAACCATATCAACGGCATTGAGAATTTTTGGAATCAGGCGAAACGTGTCTTGCGCAAATACAACGGAATTGACCGAAAATCTTTTCCTCTGTTCTTGAAAGAATGTGAGTTTCGTTTTAACTTCGGGACACCAAAGCAGCAGTTAAAAACTTTGCGGCTTTGGTGTGGTGTTTAGGGCTAATCTACTTCAGCCCCTATTTCTTAGAATACTGCCCCAATGTGAAGATGGACGGCGACCGTAACGGCATTCCCTGCGAGGAACAGTTTGCCGACGAAATCAAGCAGGCCGGCATGGATACCGGCAAAAACAATGGCAGCATAGGTTCCAAATTGGCAGGCATGTTCGACGATAAAGACAGCGATAACGAGCGCGGCGGCATTTGGTCGGATAACGACGGCGGCCGCAAGAGAAGATAAAGTCGGCGTATCCGCATGGCCGTCTGAAAGTAACCGTTCAGACGGCCTGACATTTTTGCAAACTCCTTGCAAAGGTCTCTGCCTGTTGCTTTGAAATCGCGTTGCCCTGCATCATCGTGAGATCAATCAACACCACAACACGCCGAATCATCTGCCGAAACAGAAAAAGATTTTTCATCAAGCCGATTTCTTTTAAAATAAGCCCATTCCGAATCAGGCCGTTTCAGACGGCCTTTAAAGCATGTTGTTCGTCGGCATTGCGGCGGTATTTCGGATCAATATCCACAACTATATTTGCCGCGTTTAAAAGCCCCTAGGGATGTCCAATCTCGCAGTGTTTTGTCTTGCCCCTGCGGATTGTTCTAAAAACTGTTCCGCAAGCGACCAATCACATGCTTACACTTAATACATTCAAAACAGAGCATCTACATGAATCTACATCAAACCGTATCCCGCGAAGCGGAACAAGCCTTTGCCGCGGCCGGTATCGCCGGTGCCCCCGTGATTTTACAGCCTGCTAAAAATGCCGATTTCGGCGATTTTCAAATCAACGGCGTGATGGGCGCCGCCAAGCAGGCCAAACAAAAACCGCGCGAGTTGGCGCAAAAAGTGGCCGATGCTTTATCAGGCAGCGACGTGATTGAACGCGCCGAAGTGGCCGGCCCCGGCTTCATCAACCTGCGCATTGCCCCCGCCTTTCTTTCAGACGGCCTGCAAAAAGCCTTGGCCGACACTGCACGTTTGGGTGTACAAGAAGCGGAACGCAAACAAACCGTCGTGATCGATTATTCTTCGCCCAACTTGGCCAAAGAAATGCACGTCGGCCATTTGCGCTCCAGCATCATCGGCGACAGCATCGCCCGCATTCTCGGCTTTTTAGGCCACAAGGTTGTCCGCCAAAACCATGTGGGCGACTGGGGTACGCAGTTCGGCATGTTGGTTGCCTATATGGTGGAACAACAACAAGACAACGCCGAGTTTGAGCTGGCCGATTTGGAACAGTTTTACCGCAATGCCAAAGTACGCTTCGATGAAGACGCCGCGTTTGCCGACACCGCCCGCGAATATGTGGTGAAGCTGCAAGGCGGCGATGAACACGTTTTGGCTCTGTGGAAGCAGTTTGTCGAGATTTCTCTGAAGCACGCGCAGAATGTTTACGACACGCTCGGCTTGCTGCTCACGCCCGACGATGTGGCCGGCGAATCGATATACAACGACGATTTGCAGGCCGTAGTCGATGATTTGAGCGCTAAAGGTTTGGCTGTGGACGACGACGGTGCCAAAGTGGTGTTTTTAGACGAATTTAAAAACCAAGACGGCGATCCGGCTGCCTTTATCGTGCAAAAACAAGGCGGCGGTTTTCTCTATGCCAGCACCGATTTGGCCTGTATGCGTTACCGTGTAGGCACACTTCAAGCCGACCGTTTGCTGTATGTGGTTGACCACCGCCAAAAACTGCATTTCGAGCAGCTGTTTACCACTTCGCGCAAAGCAGGCTATCTGCCCGAAAACGTACAGGCAGAATTTATCGGCTTCGGCACCATGATGGGCAAAGACGGCAAGCCGTTCAAAACCCGTAGCGGCGATACCGTGAAGCTGGTGGATTTGCTCAACGAAGCGGTTGAGCGTGCAACAGAGTTGGTAAAGAGCAAAAATGCCGAATTGGCTGAAAACGAAGCCAAAGCCATCGGCCGTACCGTCGGCATCGGCGCGGTCAAATACGCCGACTTGAGCAAAAACCGCGCCAGCGATTATGTGTTCGATTGGGACAACATGCTCAGTTTCGAAGGCAATACCGCGCCTTACCTGCAATACGCCTACACCCGCGTGCAAAGCGTGTTCCGCAAAGCAGGGGAGTGGGACGAAACCGCCGCGCCGGTGTTGACCGAACCGTTGGAAAAACAGCTTGCCGTTGAATTGCTGAAATTTGAAGACGTGTTGCAGTCTGCCGCCGATACTTCCCACCCGCATTATTTGGCGGGCTATCTCTACCAAGTAGCCACCCTGTTCAGCCGTTTTTATGAAGCCTGCCCGATTCTGAAAGCGCAAGGCGAGGCCCGCAATACCCGGTTGCAGTTGGCCAAATTAACCGGCGCAACCCTGAAACAAGGTTTGGAATTGCTGGGCATTGAAACGCTGGATGTAATGTAATCCGCTCGGGGGTTAAGTTTATTCAAATCAAGAGCCGTTAATATGATAATATAGCGGTCGACATAACTGTCAGAACCCATGCCGGACAAAGCAAAGCTTGTGTCCGGCAAAACTTTTCGATCATAACAATAAGGAAATACCTACCATGAAATCAAACGTTACGCTCACTATCATTGCTGCATGTGTACTCGCGGCTTGCGGAAGCAGCGGCCATAAAGCACCTGTTGCTGTGTCTAAGCCGCAATTGGAGGCTCACGGAGCGAAGAAAGAATCGGCTGACAAATCTCAGGATTTAGACGGGCAAAATTCTTCTAATGAAGGATCTCAACCTAAACAAGAAGCTAAACAAGAACCCGAACAAGAGCCTAAGCAAGAAGCTAAACAGGAGCCTAAGCAAGAAGCTAAACAAGAACCTAAACAGGAATCTAAACAAGAGCCTGAACAGGAGCCTAAGCAAGAGCCTGAACAGGAGCCTAAGCAAGAGCCTAAACAGGAGCCTAAACAGGAGCCTAAGCAAGAGCCTAAACAGGAGCCTAAACAGGAGCCTAAGCAAGAGCCTAAGCAAGAGCCTAAGCAAGAGCCTAAGCAAGAGCCTAAACAGGAGCCTGAACAAGAGCCTAAACAGGAGCCTAAACAGGAGCCTGAACAGGAGTCCAAACAAGAACTTGCGCCTGAATTGCTGAAAACCGACAATTCCGAGCCTCAAGCAGAAGCCCGTCCTTCGGATCAGGAAGTATTCTCCCGTTTAAGCCCATATGCCAAAGGTGGTTTGATAACAGACGGTTTCTTTAAAATGATATTCAATGAAGGCTCGAAAAAAATAGAACTCGACATTATTAAGCCCCATCATTTCACCGGCCAACACCAAATAGAAACATTGCGCGATATCGAAGGGGCATTGGTCGGCTATTATGGTTATGCCCGTGTGGCCGAACAGAGGCTGGACGATAACCGTGAACAGTATGCGGTTGATCACCATTACTTTATGCAATATGCAGATCCGACTTTGATGAAGCGTCCGGTAGGGCTTGAAAACATTACCTACAACGGCAAAATGCTGTATCAATACAAAGCTTACCCTAACAACCCTTCTGAGGCGGATGTCGAGGCCGTGTATTATGGTAAGGATAAAACGTTGAGCATGACCATTACTTCGCGTGAAGACGGTGTGTGGAAGCTGCATCAAGGCAGAACGCCCAAAAGCCCTGCTTTTGTGAATGTGGATGAGCGCGGGAGCGTAGCCGGAAATCTGATGTTTTTGAGTAACGAAAGGACGAAAGTAGTGCCCGACGGGCATTTTATCGGCGGCTTATACGGCAAAAACGGCAGCGTATTAACCGGTTACGTCTATTCTGAAGAGAGAGATAAAGAGTGGCAGGGTGCGGTAGGCGCAACAGCCGTTGCCAAACCTGCGCCTTAAGTTCAGCCTTTTCATGATTAAAGCCGATTATCGGTAGGCTATGGTACAGGCCGTCTGAAATTGTTCAGACGGCCTGTTTATTGATTGGCTTTAAAAGCGGTATGCCGGCAGGATTCTTTCTATCATTGCCTGCAATATCCTGATAATATAAACACATAATATGACAGATAGACGAGGTATGCGATGAGTTGGTTGGTTTTGCTGGTGTTGATAGGCGTGCTGGTGGTGCTGCCGATCGTGATTTACAACCGTTTGGTGCGTGAGCGTAACGAATACCGCAATGCGTTTGCACAAATCCAAGTACAGCTCAAGCGCAGGCATGATTTGATTCCGAATTTGGTGGAAAGCACGCGGGCCTATTTGGAACACGAAAGCCAAACGCTGGAAGCGGTGATTCAGGCGCGCAACCATGCGGCGGGGTTGTTGGAATCGGCTGCCGTCGGCAGGGCAGATGAAAACACGGTGGATATTCTTTCATTGGCGGCGGGCGAGCATCAGTTGAGCGCCGCTTTGCGCCAGTTGAGCGTGACGGTGGAGGCATATCCCGAGTTGCAGGCCAACCGTTCGGTGCAAGCGTTAACCGAAGAGTTGGCCGGTGCGGAAAACCGTGTAGCGTTTGCGCGCCAAGCCTATAACGATGCGGTGCTGGCCTACAATAACGCCCGCGAAACCTTCCCGGCATCGTTGTTGGCCGATTTTTTCGGACACCGGCACAACGCGGCCATGCTGCAATTTGACGACCATGCGGTAATCAGCCGTGTGCCGCAGATTGAATTGCGCCGTTGAGCAGCCTGATTATGCGTTTCCGTCAATATCAGAAAGACGCCCGCCGCATCAGCAGCGGGCTTTTGTGCCTGTATGCTTTGGCCGTGATGTCGGTGGCCGGCTTGACTGCTTATGTTACCGCGCTTATCTGTTCGTTCTACATCGTACCGCCTTCCGAAGGCTCCGGCATCGGGTACAGCAAAACCATTTTTATTGTGGTGTTTGCAGCTATTTCGGCGGTTATCATAGGCGCGGGCTGGGTGCGTTTGCGCCAGCTTTCGGCAGGCGGCCATGTGGTTGCCGAAGCTTTGGGCGGCATGCGGATAACGCGCGGCAAAGCGGGTTTGGCCGAACGGCGTTTGCTGAATGTGGTGGAAGAAATGGCCATTGCTTCGGGCGTGCGTATGCCTAAGGTGTATGTGCTGCCCGATTTGAGCCTGAATGCTTTTGCGGCAGGCATGAGCGAGAATGATGCCGTTATCGGCATCACACGCGGTGCGGTTCAAGGTTTCGACCGCAATGAGCTGCAGGCGGTAGTGGCGCATGAATTCAGCCATATTCTTAACGGCGATATGCGCCGCAATATGCAGTTGTGCGGCTGCCTGTACGGTTTGCAGATGATAACCAGCCTCGGCCATTTTTTTATGCACGGCGATACCGGGTCTTCGTTGCGAAGCGGCGAAAGCCGCGGCCTGCCGACCATGTTTTTGGGTGTAGTGTTGCTGTGTTTGGGCTTTGTGGGTTCGTTGGCCGCAAGCTGGATTCAGGCGGCCATCAGCAGGCAGCGCGAGTTTTTGGCAGACGCTTCCGCCGTTCAGTTTACGCGCCAAAGCGACGGTTTGGCTTCGGCGTTATATAAAGTGGCGGTGGCTTCCCATAGAAGGTTAACGTCGCCTTATGCTGCGGAATATGCCCACTTTATGTTTGAAGGCGTGCATGAGGCCGATATTTTCGACAAACTGGCGGCCACCCACCCCGATATTTATCTGCGCATCGAGCGGCTCAGCCCGTTTAAAGCCCGCCGCTGGAAGAAAGAAATCCGTGAAGCCCAATCGGTACGCACAGATTTTTTCTTCACATCTTCAGCGGCTTATCTTTCAGACGGCCGCAGTGATTTTTCAGCTGCCGAAGCAGAATACCAACAAAAACACCTCAGCCGGCAAACCGCCGAAGCGATTCGCGCTTTTGACCCCGAATCGGCAGGCCGGGCGGATGAGTTGGCGCGTATTGCGCCAAGACATTGGTTGAGCGCGGAAGGCGACGGCGAACGCCTGTTGGTGGTGTTGGCCTGCTTGTTTGCCCCGCAGGCATCGGCTCGTGCGGCTGAACAAGTGTGGGAAACGGCTTTTCCTTTGCGTTTCGCGTTTTACCGACGCTTGAGCCGCCACCCTTTGCCGCAGCCCGTACATCAGGCTCTGTTGGAGCATTTGCTGCCTTCCGCCGCCGCGCTGCCGCCCGATGAGCGCGAGCGTTTGCACGCCGATTTATACGCATTGGTTCAGAACGAAACCTTGTCGCCCGATGCCGCCGTATTGTGGTTGGAAGCTGCTGCATGGTTGGGATGGTTTAAGCCCGTTTCAGACGGCCTCTCGGAAGCGCAAATCCATACCGCCGTTATCCAAGCCGTGCAAGATTGGGCGGCCGAGGCAGGCCGTCTGAACCCTTTCGCCGCGCGAGAACTGCCGCATACCTTGCACCGCATGGCTGCTCTGGAACGCCGTAAGTGGTTGCTTTTGAGCGAAGCGTGCTGCCGGATTTTGGCAGAAGGCGGGCAGGAAGATTGGCGCACGCGGGCACAGGTTGCGGTAAAGCTGTATGGCCGGTGAAGCCTTAACCTGTTCAACGTTCCGTTGCGGCGGTGTTTTCAGTTAAAACGCCTGTGCCGGCGATTTCGGCCGAATGCCCGTGCCGAGGCCGTCTGAAAAGTAAATTCCGCTTTATTGCATCATAAATTTCAGACGGCCTATCGGCTTGCTGCGGCTTTAGTTTAGAATACACACTTTGCTTTAACCGACATCCGCAACGTGAAAATACTCATACTCGGCAGCGGGCAGGTAGGTTCTACCGTTGCCCACAACCTTGCCTCCATACCCGGTAACGACGTCACCATCATCGATATAGACGAAAACGCCCTGCACAATATCGGCAGCCGTTTAGACGTTCAAACCGTGCTCGGCAACGGCGCATCGCCGCTGGTGTTGGAGCGCGCCGGTGCGGCCGATGCCGACCTGATGCTGGCGCTGACCCGCAGCGACGAAACCAATATTGTGGCCTGTAAAATGGCAGCCGGTTTGTTTAACATTCCCGGCCGCATCGCCCGCGTGCGTTCCACCGATTATCTGGAATACCGCGCGCCCGGCAGCAATGAATACGACAACAGCCTTTCGCTGTTCGACATTACCGAATCCATCAGCCCCGAACAGCTGGTTACCGAGCGGTTGGTCGGCCTGATCAGCTACACCAGTGCTTTGCAGGTGCTGCGGTTTGCCAACGACAGAGCACGAATGGTGATTGTGCAGGCGCGTAAAGGCGGGCTGTTGGTCAACAGAGAAATTTCCCAAATCAACAAGCACCTTCCCGAAGGTGTCGACTGCCAAATCTGCGCCATCTACCGCAACAACCATCTGATCGTGCCTTCGGCCAAAACCGTGATTATCGAAGGGGACGAAGTATTCTTTGTGGCCGCCACCGAATACGTGGCCGCCATCATGCGCGAATTGCGCCCGCGCGAGCAGCAAAACCGCCGCATTATGATTGCCGGCGGCGGCAACATCGGTTACCGCTTGGCCAAGCAGCTCGAAAACCAGTACGACATCAAAATCATCGAATTCAACCGGCCGCGCGCCGAATGGTTGGCCGAACATCTCGACAATGCCCTAGTGCTGCAAGGTTCGGCTTCCGACGAAACCCTGCTCGAAGCCGAATATATCGACGAAATCGACGTATTCTGCGCATTGACGAACGACGACGAAAACAACATCATGTCGAGCCTGCTGGCCAAAAATCTCGGTGCCAAGCGCGTGATTTCGATTGTGAACCGCTCCAGCTATGTAGATTTGCTCGAAGGCAACAAAATCGACATCGTCGTGTCGCCGCACCTGATTACCATCGGCTCGATTTTGGCGCACATCCGCCGCGGCGATGTGGTGGCGGTGCATCCGCTGCGGCGCGGCACCGCAGAGGCCATCGAAGTGGTGGTGCACGGCGACAAACACACGTCTGCGCTGGTAGGCCGCCGCGTTTCCGAGATCAAATGGCCGCAAGGTTGCCATTTCGCCGCTCTTGTGCGCGACAACCAAGTGATCATGGGGCATAAAGAAGACGCCGAAATGGCCGACGGCGACCACATCATCTTTTTCGTATCGCGCCGCCGCGTATTGCGCGAACTGGAAAAACTGATTGAAGTAAAAATGGGCTTTTTCGGTTAAACATCAGGGCGCGCCGTTACCGTGTTTTCAGACGGCACGCCCCGAAGCCGCCGCCCGCGCAGGCCGTCTGAAAACACGGCAAACACTTTTTCAGACGGCCTCTGCGCACATAACCGTTTCAACGCTCGACACCATACCGGAAAACCATCATGAACATCCGAGTGAAAATCTGCGGCATCACCCGCCCCGAAGACGCCCTTGCCGCCGCCCGAGCGGGTGCTGATGCGGTCGGTTTGGTGTTTTACGAAAAAAGCAAACGCCGCATTACCGTGGCCCAAGCACAAGAAATCGTGCGCGTGTTGCCGCCGTTTGTGAGCGTAGTGGCTCTGTTTGTGAACGAAGATGCCGCGCGCATCCACGATATTTTGGCGCGGGTGCCGGTGGATGTGATTCAGTTTCACGGCGATGAAGACGATGCCTTTTGCGCTCAGTTCAGACGGCCTTATTTAAAAGCCGTGCGGGTGCGGCATGCAGAAGATATTCAGACGGCCTGTGCGCAGTTTCCCAACGCCCGCGCCTTGCTGTTTGATGCCTACCACCCGACCGAATACGGCGGCACGGGGCAGCAGTTTGATTGGACGCTGCTGCCGGAGCAGTTGGCCAAACCGTGGGTTTTGGCAGGCGGCCTCACGCCGGAGAATGTAGCCGAAGCCGTGCGTCTCAGCGGTGCGGCGGCGGTAGATGTGTCCGGCGGCGTGGAGCGTGAGCCGGGCATTAAAGATGCCGATAAAATGGCATGGTTTGTGAAGAATGCAAAACAGGCGGCCGGAGCCGTCTGAACGCGGCGGTTGGAATCCGTTTATTAAAGTGTTGTATATTTTTCCGATTTTCAAATAACTAAGGCAATTTCCATGAAAAACTACCAAGCTCCCGACGCACAGGGATTTTTCGGCGAACACGGCGGCGTATATGTTTCCGAAACCCTGATTCCCGCCTTGCAAGAATTGGCCGAAGCCTACCGCGAAGCCAAAAACGATCCGGCTTTTTGGGAAGCGTTCCGCCACGATTTGAAACATTACGTCGGCCGTCCCAGCCCGGTTTATCATGCCGCGCGTTTGAGTGAAAAGCTCGGCGGGGCGCAAATCTGGCTCAAGCGCGAAGACCTCAACCACACCGGCGCGCATAAAG comes from the Neisseria dumasiana genome and includes:
- the trkA gene encoding Trk system potassium transporter TrkA; its protein translation is MKILILGSGQVGSTVAHNLASIPGNDVTIIDIDENALHNIGSRLDVQTVLGNGASPLVLERAGAADADLMLALTRSDETNIVACKMAAGLFNIPGRIARVRSTDYLEYRAPGSNEYDNSLSLFDITESISPEQLVTERLVGLISYTSALQVLRFANDRARMVIVQARKGGLLVNREISQINKHLPEGVDCQICAIYRNNHLIVPSAKTVIIEGDEVFFVAATEYVAAIMRELRPREQQNRRIMIAGGGNIGYRLAKQLENQYDIKIIEFNRPRAEWLAEHLDNALVLQGSASDETLLEAEYIDEIDVFCALTNDDENNIMSSLLAKNLGAKRVISIVNRSSYVDLLEGNKIDIVVSPHLITIGSILAHIRRGDVVAVHPLRRGTAEAIEVVVHGDKHTSALVGRRVSEIKWPQGCHFAALVRDNQVIMGHKEDAEMADGDHIIFFVSRRRVLRELEKLIEVKMGFFG
- a CDS encoding phosphoribosylanthranilate isomerase, which produces MNIRVKICGITRPEDALAAARAGADAVGLVFYEKSKRRITVAQAQEIVRVLPPFVSVVALFVNEDAARIHDILARVPVDVIQFHGDEDDAFCAQFRRPYLKAVRVRHAEDIQTACAQFPNARALLFDAYHPTEYGGTGQQFDWTLLPEQLAKPWVLAGGLTPENVAEAVRLSGAAAVDVSGGVEREPGIKDADKMAWFVKNAKQAAGAV